The following are encoded in a window of Impatiens glandulifera chromosome 5, dImpGla2.1, whole genome shotgun sequence genomic DNA:
- the LOC124938431 gene encoding photosystem II D1 precursor processing protein PSB27-H2, chloroplastic isoform X1 — MPCQNANFSFSYYTSLYNLQFICRTFKINRSRTGNLPSNIVRVALSSEKKDSTCGRRYAMSCCGVSMLTLCTVNSWLMAKPAWAGNGEKDQDDDGIVGAVKSLFDPNEVTKSGKVLPKDYLKSAREVVRTLQESFKEDPKDNSKFRRTADSAKESIREYINTWRGRQEVTKEESYVMIEKAIRSLAKFYSKAGPSAPLPEDVKSEILKDLNMAEEFL, encoded by the exons ATGCCCTGCCAAAATGCTAACTTCTCTTTCAGCTACTACACGTCCCTGTATAATCTTCAATTCATCTGTCGAACCTTCAAGATCAATCGATCAAG AACAGGTAATCTACCATCCAACATTGTTCGCGTCGCACTGTCGTCTGAAAAGAAAGATTCCACTTGTGGTCGTCGATATGCCATGTCATGCTGTGGTGTTTCCATGCTTACCCTTTGCACAGTCAACAGTTGGTTAATGGCTAAGCCTGCTTGGGCAGGAAATGGGGAAAAGGATCAAGATGATGATGGTATTGTTGGTGCAGTGAAATCGTTGTTTGATCCAAACGAAGTGACAAAGTCGGGTAAAGTACTGCcaaaggattatttgaaatcgGCGAGAGAGGTGGTTAGAACTCTGCAAGAGTCGTTTAAGGAAGATCCAAAGGATAATTCTAAATTCAGGAGGACTGCAGATTCCGCTAAAGAGTCTATTAGAGAGTATATAAACACTTGGAGGGGCAGACAAGAAGTGACCAAAGAG GAATCTTATGTCATGATCGAGAAAGCCATAAGATCGCTAGCAAAGTTCTATTCGAAAGCTGGTCCATCTGCGCCACTTCCGGAAGATGTCAAGTCTGAAATACTCAAGGATTTGAACATGGCTGAAGAATTTTTATAG
- the LOC124938431 gene encoding photosystem II D1 precursor processing protein PSB27-H2, chloroplastic isoform X2, with protein sequence MLTSLSATTRPCIIFNSSVEPSRSIDQGNLPSNIVRVALSSEKKDSTCGRRYAMSCCGVSMLTLCTVNSWLMAKPAWAGNGEKDQDDDGIVGAVKSLFDPNEVTKSGKVLPKDYLKSAREVVRTLQESFKEDPKDNSKFRRTADSAKESIREYINTWRGRQEVTKEESYVMIEKAIRSLAKFYSKAGPSAPLPEDVKSEILKDLNMAEEFL encoded by the exons ATGCTAACTTCTCTTTCAGCTACTACACGTCCCTGTATAATCTTCAATTCATCTGTCGAACCTTCAAGATCAATCGATCAAG GTAATCTACCATCCAACATTGTTCGCGTCGCACTGTCGTCTGAAAAGAAAGATTCCACTTGTGGTCGTCGATATGCCATGTCATGCTGTGGTGTTTCCATGCTTACCCTTTGCACAGTCAACAGTTGGTTAATGGCTAAGCCTGCTTGGGCAGGAAATGGGGAAAAGGATCAAGATGATGATGGTATTGTTGGTGCAGTGAAATCGTTGTTTGATCCAAACGAAGTGACAAAGTCGGGTAAAGTACTGCcaaaggattatttgaaatcgGCGAGAGAGGTGGTTAGAACTCTGCAAGAGTCGTTTAAGGAAGATCCAAAGGATAATTCTAAATTCAGGAGGACTGCAGATTCCGCTAAAGAGTCTATTAGAGAGTATATAAACACTTGGAGGGGCAGACAAGAAGTGACCAAAGAG GAATCTTATGTCATGATCGAGAAAGCCATAAGATCGCTAGCAAAGTTCTATTCGAAAGCTGGTCCATCTGCGCCACTTCCGGAAGATGTCAAGTCTGAAATACTCAAGGATTTGAACATGGCTGAAGAATTTTTATAG